In a single window of the Chaetodon trifascialis isolate fChaTrf1 chromosome 19, fChaTrf1.hap1, whole genome shotgun sequence genome:
- the sox7 gene encoding transcription factor SOX-7, producing MAALISAYSSWPESFECPPGDVDVPDGHGPHRTAVDKAPEPRIRRPMNAFMVWAKDERKRLAVQNPDLHNAELSKMLGKSWKALTPPQKRPYVEEAERLRVQHMQDYPNYKYRPRRKKQLKRICKRVDPGFLLSGLAPDQNALPDQRALCHPLDKDEGSPGGIGSRFSSPSPALPSVRSFRDAAASNSSFDTYPYGLPTPPEMSPLDAMDHEHVPPSYYSTSSSSSISCSSSASCPDEHHQNQTHMGSPPPYHTDYTQTQIHCGGAHIGHISHMSQPGGSGLIPGPPLSYYSTSSFPQIHHGLHQGHLGQLSPPPETQGHLETLDQLSQAELLGEVDRNEFDQYLNSTGTGFHPEQGGSMTVTGHIQVASATTASACPSSTTETSLISVLADATAAYYNNYGIS from the exons ATGGCAGCCCTCATCAGCGCGTACTCGTCGTGGCCAGAGTCCTTCGAGTGTCCTCCAGGAGACGTGGACGTGCCCGACGGACATGGCCCGCACAGGACCGCCGTGGACAAGGCGCCGGAGCCGCGGATCAGACGGCCCATGAACGCGTTCATGGTGTGGGCCAAAGACGAGCGCAAACGGCTGGCGGTCCAAAACCCAGACCTGCACAATGCCGAGCTCAGCAAAATGTTGG GTAAATCCTGGAAGGCCCTGACTCCCCCTCAGAAGAGGCCCTACGTGGAGGAGGCGGAGAGGCTTCGGGTGCAGCACATGCAGGACTACCCCAACTACAAGTATCGACCTCGTCGGAAGAAGCAGCTGAAACGCATCTGCAAGCGAGTGGACCCTGGCTTCCTCCTGAGCGGGCTGGCCCCCGATCAGAACGCCCTGCCCGACCAGCGCGCCCTCTGCCACCCCCTGGACAAAGACGAGGGCAGCCCTGGTGGTATCGGCAGCAGGTTTTCCAGCCCCAGCCCTGCTCTGCCCAGCGTCAGAAGCTTCCGAGACGCAGCTGCGTCCAACAGCAGCTTTGACACCTACCCCTACGGCCTGCCCACCCCTCCTGAGATGTCCCCCTTAGACGCCATGGACCATGAGCATGTGCCCCCCTCTTATTATTCGACGTCTAGtagctcctccatctcctgctcctcctcggCCTCCTGTCCCGATGAGCACCACCAGAATCAGACACACATGGGCAGCCCACCCCCTTACCACACTGACTACACTCAGACCCAAATCCACTGTGGGGGCGCACACATAGGTCACATCTCCCACATGTCCCAACCTGGTGGCAGTGGACTGATCCCTGGCCCTCCGCTGTCCTACTACAGTACCTCATCTTTCCCCCAGATTCACCACGGGCTCCATCAGGGCCACCTGGGACAGCTGTCCCCCCCACCAGAGACACAGGGTCACCTGGAGACTCTAGACCAGCTGAGCCAGGCTGAGCTTCTGGGCGAGGTGGACCGCAATGAGTTTGACCAGTACCTGAACTCCACTGGGACCGGGTTCCATCCTGAGCAGGGCGGCAGCATGACTGTGACAGGACACATCCAGGTGGCGTCTGCCACCACTGCCTCTGCGTGTCCCAGTAGCACCACAGAAACCAGCCTCATTTCCGTGCTCGCTGACGCAACGGCGGCCTACTACAACAACTACGGCATCTCGTAA